The genomic interval TTTCTGCTTTGTTGCATATTTTACTGAAATTGAAGAATGtgagaataaaacataaatggtGGACTGGAACAATATGCAGCTACAAGAAGAAGGGGAGGTCATCACAGCAAGTCCCAGGTGTGCTTTTTCCTCCCCAGGTGGAGCTGGAGCTGAGGGCCCAAGTCAGGCTGTTCAGAGAACTGACAGGACACCTCCCCCACCACATGGACGGACACCAACATGTCCATGTACTGCCAGGTAATGCAAACTGGAGCTGCGACTTTACACTACACATCTACACATGTAGCTACACATgttcagtaaaaaacacaagtaccAAATAAAAGAATGTCAGAATGAGTTACATCAACATCGTCTGTCCTGTGTGTACACCAAAATACATGACAAAATTAGGTAAACTCAGGGAACGCAAAATTTTAAGTATTCTGTATGAAGaccaaatgaaaaatgtgcatgtgtgtttttgaaattgcATACTAACGTACTCATACACACTCATTATGCACTGAATACTGCATCCCAAATTAACAATGCTGGGCGACATGAAATGCCTCAATATTTATATTGCAACAATAGTGATGCTTCCACAAAATATGTACACAATGAGGTTTTAGATAAATAATCATccattatgtaaatataatgaCTAAGTTGGTAAAGTCAAATAATGGAACACCTACAACAGTCAATtcaatttacaataaaaatatcatacGATATTtaagtctcatatcacaatatcaatataatattaatatgttGCCCAGCCCTAGGATTAAGTATGCCATTACCATCAGATGTCAAACTTTGTTTTAAGAATACTATGTTAGTATGAATAGAATGTTAGTATGCAATTTGGAAAATAACccgtttttattattattgtttcttaaaattgttattgttattattactatcattcTGTTAATGGACACTGGTGTGCCACAGCTGTTAAACTGCTCATAGCTAGAAACAATCATTctgctttctctgttttaaGGAATAAAAACTATTATTCGGTTaccaaaatagttgccaataaTCTTCTGTTGATTGGCTAATTGTTTCACGTCTAAATTTAAGGTATGACTAGTTTTGCATTAATCGGCCACCATGATGGCTACATTAAGTGTATGGGATCATGTGTGGGCCGGGGATAGTGATGTTGGTGCGCTGTGTGTGCAGAGGTGCGTGAGGTGTTTGCACAGGTCCTGTCAGATCTGAAGATCCCATACACTCGTGTTCCTGTGGAGCCAGGTTTACACACCTGCCCAGCGCTGCCAGCACACCTCCAAAGATTCTACGCACAGGTGGAGAAGGACGCTCTGGACTCCATCCCTGTCTTCACACGCTATGGAATCAGGTCTGTTAaactttaacattatttttttcagtttgttcacAGTGGTTTCAGTGGTCTAAAAAAGGTTTAGAGGGCATTCTCTATGTCCATGGGCCAGATGGataaatgacacaaatgcaTACTCCATTTTCACTACATTGATTGTTGACAGAATGAGTGGTAAGGATGGGCACGCCGCTCTACTTTACATCAGTGTAAACATTCTTTTCTACAGCAAGCTGGGGCAGATGTTATAAAGTAGAGATGAAGataaaatgaaagagagaatCTAAAACATTATccttaaaactttaaaagtcattgaattcaGTAATCTAaaattaaggccttaattggtatttaaatgacttaaattactctctcaaaagtcataaaaaaggtcagtcatgggaagtaggattttatgaatcttaatttttttgcctctgcaaaatctaaaaattggttaaaccatttttttgagaaataagTCAATAAATTCTTAAATGCATCATGATGGGCATCCAAGCAGTGGACTTAAACATGTAgggtgagaaacacaaaactggccaaaaatGCTAGATGTTTCTTGCGTCTGTTAGTAAACCCAGTGGATGCTTAGATGATCATATTACTTGTTTATTGTCTCCCATGTGTTCCACTCTTAAATGGTTTAAttcttttcaacatttgacatagATGGAGGTGGACACACTTCAGAAAAAGCTTTGTCACCTGTGAAAAAGAATTTCCCATGGAACCATTAaggctatctatctatctatctatctaccttTAATCTAacttttcactggacaaaaaaaagcatcatattttatgttacaataaacatttaggcCAAACAAAATTTTCACTCTTctgttttggttattagaaagtTATTCTTAAACTTAATTCCGGGTAGCATtaagaagtcttaaaaagtctttaatccAATTtaccttaagctgcaggaaccctgactATGCAAGAGGGAAGAACTCTGAAATTTGCTTCAGTTTTTGAGAAACCCCTACCAGAGgtagaacaaaacaacaatatttttcatattttcttagGTCTCCCAAATGGATTGttgtataaaaatatttcaccaCATTAGTGGTTAAACAGACAGATGCACggtaaataaaaatcaaaataatgccTTGGCAAATGGGAGATTATTCACTTGAACTCACGTAATTTAATAATGCAAGTTTTGATTTATTCCAAATTTGCTGTGACAGTGGGAAGGGGTTCCCTctacatgtctttaaaaaataatgtgaatatCTGGATGcattaaagaaatacagtactacaaacacataaatacaataatCAGAAATGCTTAAATTGAGACGTTCTGCAAAATAAGTAATTTAACTTATGGCACTTGaggtatattttgatgctgatagttttgtacttttatttgatTAAGATCTTGACTGcttgacttttatttgtaacagtATATTTCCACACTGTGGTTCTGCTACTTCTAATTTAGTTAAATATCTGAGtattttttccaccactgtgattggctgatccATGGTGCTATCCCTCGAGCTGTGTAGCTAGTGTGGTTAAAACCACAGATTATTGAACATGAGCACTTCAACATTTCAGTGAGACACATGAAGAACCTGCTCCTCCAGCCTTCACCCACTCTGACCTTTCTAAAGAATGTTAAAGGAAGGGTCTTTGTGGCCTGTCTTAGTTGTAAATGTCAGTGGGACTTTACCTAACCCTGTTCTCCAGCAGCAGAGTTTGGTACCTTTCTTTGCTTGGAAATGGTTTTGATCCTGGTTGATGACCCCCCTCTGCCCGCAgagaaacattacattttagataaagacacaaaaacatgagtagcctaaaaaatatgatgcattgctCCTGATAAATCTACCAAGCAGTATGTAAGGAAGTCAAAATTTTTCGCCATCTTGACTACAATATGAAAATGCTTCTTACATGTGAATCCATCAGTTATCCagtaatatataaaatgaacaGGGGTGTTTGCTGCCTATTGagtagttttacttttgatacttaaaagGTCAAATATTTTCCACTTCTCTTCCCAGCATGCGCTATAGTTAATTCCAGATGTAATAGTAGAAGTAGTTGGAGTGGAGAACAAAACTGTTTAGACTAGGAGGGACTAATACAGCATTACTGCTGACACTCTCTCCAGGCATGTTTGCACTGTGTCtactcatctgtgtgtgtgtgtgtgtgtgtgtgtgtgtgtgtgtgtgtgtgtgtgtgagtgtgtgagtgtgtgtgtgtgtgtgtgtgtgtgtgtgtgtgtatagatagatagatagatagatatactgtgtgtctgtccttatttaaccaggtaaaagacttttcaaacaaaaaaaagatttttcgaCAGCGACTTGGCCAAGACGGCAGCATAAAACATTGTTccaacaataaatacaagcagACAAATACTGTCACACATTACAAACAGCAAGCACAACCTCTGGTGAAAATGCCACACAGAACAGTCAAGgacattaaaatgtgcatttttttttattttagtgagtATTAGAGTAGCAATCACATTGACCAAGAGTGCTAGTTTCTCGTtccttttaaaagtgacttaaattccTCGATAGTGATCAGCTCAGACAGTGTCAGGTCCTTCTGTAAATTAATCCAAGAAGAGGAGGCAGcatatttttgccaaattctGTGTGAACCCTGGGGATCGAAATCAAGAGAATATTGTGAGAGCGCAGGCCATATAGATTTTGGTTTTTACACATATATGTACACAAATAACAAAGAACCAGCCCAAGTAGACtcttatatataaaaatgaaccaATGCAAGAGTCTGTGTATGGACAGAGAAGGCTATTTAGCAGTACAGTGTACAGAAGTGGGTGCGGTTTCCACAGCCAGTAATAAAAGGTAAAGCAGATTGGCCTTTGTGTGTTCACAGTGGCAAACCagctttaaaacttttaacCTTTCGCCATTTTCCAGTGTGAACACACGTCATGCTCAAAACTTGCTTAGAACTGTTGTGAAGTAAAGATTTgagacacagtgacagaaatgttttatcATGTACATATGTGACGCACAGATGCACAGATGGATAAATATCTTAATCCCATTAGACTAGATAAGATTAGATCACTTAATTAATCCCCGGAGAGGAAACTAGTGCAGCCAATCTGCACACTGACAAATAACAGCAGACAATATGTTtgtatgaaataatgaaaaatagagTTCCCCTgggatgatgtttttccacAGGCTAACACCGAAGTTACtatcgccctggttccctcgttaAAAAGCCTGTGGAATTTTTCCATTGAAATTtgtattattgcagaaaataaagctttgtggttaacaaacatttattatacTTACATCCAAAACCTTTTAATGAAGCCGGGGTCAAAGTGAttgtgctgcaggaatgagtcttTCAACAAGAAAACCAATATAAGTCGGTTCTGAAAGTCATACAAACCAACCAGCAGTGGGAGACCGGAGACTCACTGTGTTCTGTGGCAGAGAAATAACTTCCTGTCAATGGAGACTGGAGGATTTAAGGAACATCgtgctctgcaaaaacacttttctggcatCTGCTCAAAACCGTCCGttagaaacagaaggggagatgTTTGGATAGATTCTGAATTTGTGACACTGATCtcgggtgtccaccttgaaacttcACAGGTCTAGTTTACAAAATGTTCATTGGTGACAGAGCCTGTCCGTGCGCTGCTGTGGTGAGTGTGTGGACTGATTCTCTAGAGTCCCCCCTGGTCTACAGCTGAAACACACTAACCAGGGTCTAAAACCTGTCCCGTGTCCACAGATGGCCAGACGTGTACCTGGGACTGACCACCATGGGCCAGAACATGTCCATTCCCAACCTGCAGAGGGCCCTCAGCCACGCCTTGGCCACGGGACCCTCAGGCACTACCTCCTGCAGCGCGTCGGGCTCCAGTCAGCCTGTGGTGACAGCTGAGCTCATGGTCCACCCGGGTTACCCCAGTCACCCCCAGGAAGGAGGCTGTGGAGAGGGCCCTGATGACTTCTCCCAGTCAGCCGACAGAGAGCACGAGCTGAGTGTGCTCACTGACCCGTCCCTGCTGGCCCTCTACAGCCGGGAGGGCGTGCAGCTCTGTGCCTTCAAAGACATCTGAGTGCTGCTGTCTCAAACATGTATGTATAGTACTGTAGAGAGCCAGTGACTCTAAATCTGCCCTCATGAATACTGTTATGTGAGTCACTCCATGTGTCCATAAAGGGACATTTTTATGCTAACTAATAAATCATTAACTTTGTTGATTATATAACAATGATAATAGTAAAGGATGAATGAGTAAGGGATCAGTGAGAGATCTTAGTGAGTTTCAGAGGCCAGTCAGGAGGTAGTTTCCGGACTTGAGCTCTCTGTAGACTAAAGACAAAATCTGCTCTCAGCACAGAGACACTACAGAAAACTACAGACTGAAATGTTCTGCTCTCCTTCGAAATTTCCCTTTAAGTATGTGGTGAAGAGGAGTTTATTCAAGATGATAGAAATGTCCTTTATGTAAGCCATACCAGGTGCTGGTGCACAGTACTCAGATATAGACATCtagttctcattccaaagtcatcacataCAGCCGCTCTGACAGTGATTTTGGCATGAGATGATGCCAAAAGTCTTCTTTCACATCTGCATGAATCGCcgctggacggcatcaggtgagaacacGGGCAGACAGAACGGGTCGCAGCGTTCATTGTATGTTGGCGGATAGTTGAAAGACACTTTCTGTATGATACCCACACAGgaggcgtcacttgagaacgtcCGCATGATGCGCAGCAGTACAGCATCCGGTTGAAAGATGATCAGTAACAACTTAATATAAAAAGTGCGATTGGTGCCTATAGGGcaggatggatccaacaaaccctggactttcatgcttcctgtctgaatgtgatgttttttttctgcaccttaccatgtgcctccttcccctaatcctaaccacccattccagcatgtgcatttgttgacatcctagCGATGGTTGCTGTGGGCTTTTGTTGTGTAaccataaccatgtgcagcttaatcccaccatgtgcttgtgttgacatggTAGTATAgcaacataaacagcagacgcagaaggatacccagagtgcaatatgtagacgcagaagtccactgcaaagcggcaatatgtgacggcttgggatgagaacgtgttgataTAGATCAATGGATTGCACTACCCACATGCCCTTCATTGCACGTTCATTGCAACTTGGGTTTTTATGATGTAGTTTTGTCCATCATCAGACTGTACACTCAGCAGGTTACAGGTTACAGGCTGCTATCTGGGACGATCAAACAGGTTGGAAACCAGCCAGCAGGAGAGTCAAATGCATttaggagagaaaagaaaggaaaactgTGGAATGATCACCGAAGTGTCTGCTCTAAGGTGACAATTAGTTTCAAAAAAGAGGGGTGGGTTATTAgaattttgtattaaaaaacatggaaaattgtcccaaaaactgtatttctaattagaacaatttaatatttaaaatcttgtgagaaaattaatataataaaatagatacatttttatcagCACTTCTTCTaagtcattttcatgtttgttttggtttttcccttttttttcttattttcaggtgatttcctTGTAACttcttttacagtttatttaatttttgggccatatcttCCTtccttgccttcttcccatgcttttgaaagaaatcaaatcaattagaTTATATTTTAAAGGGTTCACCTGTTTCTGTGAAATTAGACATTGTTAGAAACAATTCAAACACTCTAAAAAAGGCTGTTTTCAACCTGTCTGATTGTCTTTACTTCTCTGTAGTGATGTCACTGTGCTCCTAGATATTTGCTTGAACTTGGTGagtaatatattattattactgatgaatgaaagtataaaatgaAGACCCAAGTTGTCGTAAACTCTAGTTTACCTCACAGCTGAGTCATTATCTGATCTTGAGGTTCAGACTCCattatttcagtttcagtgtttcttttaaatgtgtgtccctttgtatcttTCAGTGTCCCCTCTCTCTAAAATCAGAGGTTTTTGCAGGTtcgtgaatgcagcacaggcagcACTCTCCAATAGTTATTTTATTCCTcggcagcagtttgtgactcgctggtggataattgatctgtcgatcaaTTCGCagttgatcagatcagatcgactgatgagagaagcagctgtttGTATTTGAATACAAACTTTTTGAACCAGCAGAATGAAGTTTCACTTTAATGTGCcagatgttctgctgctccgtctgtgctcagagtacgctctgcgctccAAGAGGTGCAATGCATAACCAAATGGTACATATATTTCAGCAGCGCTCCTAATGAGCAGCTCTTCTCCAAAAGTAGagaatctatttgtggt from Plectropomus leopardus isolate mb chromosome 6, YSFRI_Pleo_2.0, whole genome shotgun sequence carries:
- the ydjc gene encoding carbohydrate deacetylase — encoded protein: MPQPRMMLVVTGDDFGYCPRRNQGIVDCFQAGGISNVSLLVNASAAKEAADLAKRHNIPIGLHANLSEGIPVCQSLQQDSTLVNQRGFFHGKMGFRQALERGQLSMKQVELELRAQVRLFRELTGHLPHHMDGHQHVHVLPEVREVFAQVLSDLKIPYTRVPVEPGLHTCPALPAHLQRFYAQVEKDALDSIPVFTRYGIRWPDVYLGLTTMGQNMSIPNLQRALSHALATGPSGTTSCSASGSSQPVVTAELMVHPGYPSHPQEGGCGEGPDDFSQSADREHELSVLTDPSLLALYSREGVQLCAFKDI